AATGTGGTAATTTTGAACAAGTTTTATAAATCAGCAGTTGTTGATAATACAATCTCATATCTATGGATGAgatgtattatttttgttaataattatttattgctaaGATCATTTTctggtggacttaatgcttaAAGCATTTCTGCCAGTCAATGTAATAGGCAGTACCGAAATCAATCGTTATGTCAGTGGCGCGTTGGGCGTCATTTGGTCTACTGGATTATCAAAGTTGAGGACTTCTGCAGCTGTCAAAGCTGCTGTGATTGATtattagctgatgatgataagatGATTCTTACTGAAGCCATGTTCTTATCCACACTCACCGTACAATTAACACACAGTATAGCCCCGGTATCATCATACGCGCACTGGCCGCGCTCCCCGCACTGACAATCCGCGTCGACCACATCGCCGGGACGAGATACATCGCAGGCCGCGTCCGGGGAGGAagggccgccgccgcagcaCAGCGAGCAATGGTCGCCGCATGTGTTGTCTTCGCATATGCACTTGGCGCCCTGGAATAAGAGGAAAAGGGGGGATGATTATGATGAAGGAATTCTACAAAATGCGCGTTCCCTGCTACACGATAAGTGCTTCTACAAGTGACTCTCTATCAAGATCCGGCGCTTCCTGGGCAGTGAACCTAGACTATCAAGTCCTTTCACCACCAACCCTAATGTTAGTCACGGACAAGCAAAGAGTTAAACTTTAAGCGGATGGAGACATAAACCGAAAAGCAGTGGACTGTTGTTGGTCACTTTGAAGATGGGATCATAATTATCATGAAGCGTACTAAAAGGTACACAAGACAGCCTGTTTATGTTTTTGtctaagtatttacttacgtTTACGAGCTACGAGCCGCTGGACTTACATACGTACAGCCGAAGgtaggcggaagtggcggacgttagtggacaccctctgcacctctggggtgccataatACTATACTCACGTCAGTCCCCACAACGCATCTATCCGCATGTCCCCCACAGCTGCAGCTAGCGGCCACGGTCAGGGCTCGCACGGTGTAGTACTGCCAATGTAGTAAAATGTAGTAATGCGAGTGACTGAACTGACTGGCTGTCTGACCGAAAGGTAATGAGTAATGTGGAAAGCTACAGATCGCATCTAGAATCCTAAGCCTACGTCCCGCAATGGCTGCTCTAAGCTTAAGAATAAGATGTATAAGTACTCACGTCAGTCACCACAACGCATCTGTCCGCATGTCCCGAGTGAAAACTTCCGAAAGGTGGTTGGTAATGATTGATGGAAAGCTACAGATCGCATCCAGAGGCCTATGGCATACGTCTCGCAAAGGACTGCTCTAAGCTCAAGAATAAGATGCATAAGTACTCACGTCAGTCCCCACAACGCATCTGTCCGCATGCCCCCCACAGCTGCAGCTAGCGGCCACGGTCAGGGCGCGCACGGTGTAGTACTGCCGGTCCGGGGGggcggggtgcggggcgcggaGGGAGATGAGAGTGACCACTTCCTAATGGTGGCTGATAATGCTAGTGATACGGAAAGCTAGACTATGATGTGTCACTGTGAAGAAGGGAGGAGACCGCGACGACTAGACTGTTTAGGACGCCTTCCGGCTAGACGTAGTGACGACTGACAACTTGCGAAAGCTGATAATGATTGATGCGGAAAGAGGCCTACACCTACGTCCGGCAGATTCTTGACATAGACGTCAGATTCCTAGTctgctataggctgaagaaaaagaagaataaGATCTACAAGTACTCACGTCAGTCCCCACAACGCATCTATCCGCATGCCCCCCACAGCTGCAGCTAGCGGCCACAGTAAGCCCGCGTACAGTGTAGTACCGCCGGTCCGGGGGGGCGGGGTGCGGGGCGGAGGGAGATGCGACTGACCACTTCCGAAAGGTAGCTGGTAAGTGTAGCTTTTCGCATCAATcattagggtgcttacatagagagaCTTACCAGCTACCTTTCGGAAGTGGTCAGTCGCATCTCCCTCCGCCCCGCACCCCGCCAGCCCGGACCGGCAGTACTACACCGTACGCGGGCTTACTGTCGCCGCTAGCTGTAGCTGCGATCTAGATGCGATTTGTAGCTTTTCGCATCAATcattagggtgcttacatagagagaAATCGCATCTAGAGTCCTAAGCCTACGTCCCGCAATGGACTGCTATAAGCTAAAGAATAAGACCCATAAGTACTCATATCAGTCCCCACAACGCATCTATCCGCATGCCCCCCACAGCTGCAGCTAGCGGCCACGGTCAGGGCTCGCACGGTATAATACTGTCGGTCCGGGCTggcggggtgcggggcgcgggggagaTGCGAGTGACCACTtccgaaaggtggctggtaatgAGTGATGCGGAAACCTACAGATCGCATCCTGAGGCCTACGTTCCGCAATGGACTACTATAATGCTCAAGAATAAGATCTATAACTACCTATGCAATCCCGCaatggactgctataggctaaatAATAAGATCTATGAGTACTCACGTCAGTCCCCACAACGCATCTATCCGCATGCCCCCCACAGCTGCATCTAGCGGCCACGGTCAGGGCGCGCACGGTGAAGTACTGCCGGTCCGGGGGggcggggtgcggggcgcggaGGGAGATGCGAATGACTTACCGAAAGGTGACTGGTAATGGgtgatgcggaaagctatagatcgcatccacaGGCCTATGCAATCCCGCAATGGACTGCTCTAagctgaagaagaagaataagaTCTACTCACATCAGTCCCCACAGCGCATCTGTCCGCATGCCCCCCACAGCTGCAGCTAGCGGCCACGGTCAGGGCTCGCACGGTGTAGTACTGCCGGTCCGGGCTggcggggtgcggggcgcggaGGGAGATGCGCACGCGACGCGCTAGGACGCCGCCGAGGCCGTAGTGCATCTGGAATTGGGGGTTATGGGGTTAGGATTTACAGcagattattaaataaaaggaAAAGAGGAGCAGAACATCTGAAAGATACGCATAAGGACGAAGAGTAGTTAGTGTCACTGGCAAAGCAATGGCAGAGACCTTGCACAACGAACTTACACAGGGTCTTGTAACACAATCCACTTCAAATGACGGCTGAAAAACACTAGCTCTCCGTTTGCGACAAGCGACTGCGTTTGCGTTTGTGGCAACTTTAAAAATCGTTGTTGTATCactttgtattttattcattcacgTGCAAATGTTCCACTTGGGGTGTCTTTCATTGCACTTTCAACCACTGCATATTCTATCTAACTACCCactttggaaaaatattttataaatgctTACCTActgatttaatattattttatgattgaTTTGATACCTAACTTGAattttttagatatattttgcTCAGGTAGGAAAAAACATGATCAAACTTACTTCACCATTCTCCAAAGGCCGTGGACTAGTAAACTGGGTGGAACAGGTCGGCTTATCCGCTCTGTTCATCCTTTTCGCTCCCGTAGCTCGCCTGACTTTCCGTCTCCGTCGCTCCGGCCGCAGGTCCCACAGCTTCCTGCAATGCTCCTTGTCTCCGAAGGCTCGGACCAGTTCCCAGTCGTCATTTGTCTCTGAAGACGAGATCTCGAGGGACCAGGCGAGGGGGCGGGGCGAGGGGCCGGACTTGATGATCACGTGGTATAGCTCCATGGTctgaaatatgaaaatggaATCGTTTTAAAGAGGTTGAGGTTAGGTATTTCGAAGTTGGTGGCTCTGATGCGTTCCAGTGGAGATCCTGGACTACTAGCCGCACTGGTAGTGGTTTTAATGAGTTAAAATCACATTTGAGATCTTCCTTCCCTGATGTCGGCGGTCCGATATCGTTGCCCGAAATTACAAtacttagggcgtcttgcacaacaaagttaatcaaaattaaatagtttgtctcttgctctgacagtataatgtcagagcaagaggtcatagatttaattttgtataactttgttgtgcaagacgcccttagaaTAAGAACCATACACCATATTATAGCCCCCACAATAACTCGAAATGTAAATCTTTCAAAAGCAAAGCAACTATACACGAACACTTGTTATAgaagaaaataaatcaaaatgtaAACTTGACTCTCTTCAAACACACGAGTCGTGTGCAGCGTATTAAAGCTATTAGAGTTCCCACACAACGGAGCGCtgataaaagttaaataaaatacaatttacaaaGTGAACGTTGCTGTACACAATTTGAATAATCGATTCAGGAGCCAATCAAATGCGTCGCGAGCGAGCTGGAGCtggatgagagatatattaaGGGAAAGGCGAGGGTTCTAAAATACGTTCAGAAACCTGAAATATTTTTCAGGACTGTTTATTTGGAGATAAACTTGGTACCACTCTAGGCAGTTTCATATCTAGAGGCCTATGAGATAATGAGACCAAGGTCTGTTGTTTTGGAGTCGTTAATTCGAGCCTCGGATGGGTTTGAGAGATCTTACagaatacatttattgttCAATGTGTTTGCAGCAAAACCATAGCAGAAGACAACCGTGGGCTCAAACCAGCAGGCGACGTCAAAAGCACTACCTCAAAACCTTAATCTAATACACTGTCACCCATAAATCCCTATTATGCAACGCATAAATACAACTCCAGCTATGACGAGCTCAGCCGGACCTTAACTCTCTCAGtgctggagggttactctatactgacgacgaacgaacgagagctgtcgtgcaatcggcacgtttaatacaacgatacAGAGACGTGGCTTTCGCAGTAGCGTTCCGAAGCTTCGATTTTCGTCGtaaagagtgaccccctgggaCAGATATGTGATCGGTGCCATGTATGGGGCGACTAATGAGCCCTGGCCGCTGCCGGCGCGCAGGGAATCCGGGCCTGGGCCGCGCTGGACCCCCGGCCTTGAGACTGTGGGAATGGAGGTCACAGAGGTTTTTACGGGCAGCCGTGATCAGCGTGAGCTAAAGGATTCCAGCAGTGTCATCGAACCTACCCCGTGATTACTGAATGTACCTTACTTTCGGCGCAATCAGCTACTAACATCTTAGTTGAGTACCTAATCCTGGGTTGAGCACTTTAAGCGTTATGTTGATTATATTAGtaaaacagaaataaataaatttcagtcGTCTTCAGCAGGGATATCATAATCTAGCCCATTGATTTGGCCCATCAAATCatcaaatttatgttttcaaaCCCTTTTAGTGGCTATAACTGGGTTATCCTAAAAAACTAATATCAAGATCTCTAATTCAATAATTACCTCGGTAAGTATAGCTTGCTTAAGTACAgctgatttttttaaagtatcgTTACTGGCATTCCATGTTTGTCTAAATCAAAATCTCAAACTCGCAGTCGGACGGGTCCGCGGCTGACCGCCAAACGCCCTGTGCTTTTTGCCATTGTCTGACACACGCTCGACAATTCGAGCTGGACGTTTAACGATATATCTGTTTGTCTCCCAACGAGGCCAAGTAGCTCTGGGACCATTTTGGAAGAAAACGGCAAGAGAAATTGTGGAAGAATGATCAAAATAATTGATGAAACGTAAAACCTTAAACCCCTATGTCAATCTTTGAAGCCTTGTCTTGGCTGCCTTGTCCTGAATGATTTATAATACACAGTGTTTTTATGATGGTTGGTAtgttttacttacataaatatgtacatatttcaattaaacatttttaaaatatcagtAGGCAAGTTTACAATGTTAAATATAGCAAGTTGTACGtgtttatcttatctttaacATTTACTATCTAAACCTTTGAAACAGTGCAAAACTTCTGTGAAAACATcacaatttcatattttattaatgtgagtATATAAATAGactacaatattatttacaactaAAGTAGATACATTGATGATTTCCAGGGTGAAAAACAGGACAAACGAAGTCTTGTGTACATATAACTTTTagttatataggtacataggtacttttctgaaattatttaaaatcctattggacaaaaatataacagagaaggaaaacaaaatgtttgcCAGCAATGTGTCCCTTTGCCGAGAGCAAAACCTCAATATAGCAACAAGCATTCCAGGCCAGAAAGTGACAGTGAAAAAACAACTAGAGATTGCGCTATCATCAATGTAAGCTTATCAGCCAGATAACGGCTCACTCCACTTCAGTGCACCGCGAGCCTCCTCCCGCCCCTACCGTGAACATGTGAGCGCCATGGCTTCCGGAGATACCACAGATCCTTACATGAAGAAGGGCAGGAGTAGCCCCCCGGCTCTGACCGAAAGAAGACCGAGTGGAGGCAACTTGCCAGCCAAGAATAGCACCTATGTGTATGTGAATGAGGCGTATAGTGGGGAGCTGAGCAGCCGCGGCGATTTAAGGACAATACAAGTGGAACAGCCTTCTGGGTTAGTAAATAAGTTAATAGTGTTCTTATGCCGAAGTAAAGTGATTAAGTGTAATAAGGTTTGCCGCTACGTGAAGGTTTatacttaaatgaaaataagttTTCGCGAAGGAAATCTTTACCTCGCATCAaagttaagttaaaataatagATGCTGTTGTTGCTATGATTAGTGATTAGGTCTTTACGTAATATTGATGCCAAAAAGATATGGTTGCTAAGGTAAAGTAAATGTGTTGATAGAAGGAATAGAAACCATTGTTGTAACAGAACACTTCTAACACTTTGTGTACATGTACACTTGCAAAGAAGGACGGATTTTTTTGCTGTTTTACCAATAATTTCGTACAAAGCCCGTTCTTAAGAACCTTATATAACTTAAATAGAAATGCATAGATCTTCAAAAAACAGCAACGTTTTGGCGTGATGATTGTGATGATGCACAGTGCATAGTGCGAAAATGATGGCAAAATCATCCATCTGAGGCCATGACTCAGACATATCATAAGGTTGTATAACGTAGCTCCTACAATAGGTACTATATAACTTCTGGATGATATTGATATGATGACTAACCCACTATAAATATTATCGTACCGGTGATCTTTTGAAATCAAAATGATACCAATACTTATTGAAACCATTTTTTATCATAGTTTGATAAAGGACAGGAGTCTGGTGCATTATACGATAAATAATGATGTTACACCTGCGGACACACAATGTTATCGATCTAGACAAACATTCACCTGACCTAAtggattaattaattaagaataCTGTAAACatattcagaaataaatattttttttaatttttaattttaatattatacatttaggtagtacctacctatgtagtGTATAACTACAGCTAACTACATAGTAGCAATTCTGACTGAGGGCGCCAATCACTATCAATATCATCACTACATACTGCTTTGTAAACAGTCATtagattaatattaataacattaGAATAAACAGTGATTTAAGAGGAAAGTACATATGAACTTTTtctcggaattcccacgggaaaacctctTAGGAGGAAGCGAAGCGTAGGTACTTCTTAAAGTTTTCTACCTGTGCAAGTAAATTAATGAATgctaaaattacataaatgatGAATATTATCCACATATTATCTCTTCGGATTATTCCTCCATGGAACTTATCGTATGTGGCCTAAGAAAGGAATACATTCAATTTGAAATCTATTGACTGCATTTGTAAGATACgaatttgtaaatataaaagattCCTTTATCTCTGATAACGTCAAATGCAtaggtagaaaataaataacctaATCCATTGTTTATGATTGATcattatgataatgatgaacAGGGCATTAGCACTACTCAACAGGATCTGTCGTAGGTAATAAGAATAAGTCTAAGGACTAATGAGTAATAAATAACACAAGTTTATCATACAAAGGATTTGCACAAGACAACTACAATGTATTGCAAAAATAGTATACCAAGTCGAAAGGTCATTTAATATCATTTTTCGAAATTCTACCGTCGCGTGCGTCTTGCGTGCGTACCGTCTACCTATATTTATGAACCTGTATTTATTTACGAGCACAGCAAAATCCACTATTAAATTGACCACAATTACTAATAGATAAAGGGACcgatgaaattattattttttgccaGCTCCACCTAACCAACCCCCTTCCTTCCAGCGTGGTGCGCGAGCAGTACTGGGCGTGCGCCAAGTGGCCGCGCGCACAGAAGTTCCTCGCCATCGCCGTGGCGGTGCTGTTCGGAGCCGTCATCGGGCTCGTCGTGAGTCTCGTGCTGAAGGGGCGCCCGGCGCTGATAGTAGACTTCACTAGGAAGTCTGAAGCGTAGCTGGTACGCCCTGGTGGTGATACCCTTATTACACGTAGCTAATAGAGTGGCCGAGACAGCatcctcggccgagcactcGGTATGTTAATTGGTCGCGaatcggccgaggatactgtctcgccactctGCTCGGTACGTGTAACAAGGGTATGAGGGATGGTCGGAGGCAGCTCTGGGTGGCAGATGAAAAAGGCTTTCCAGGGGAGGTTGGGTTATGAATAGGTGTTCGTTGCGTTAAGTCAGCAATTGCGAAAAAGATTCGGCGATACAGCTAGTacgtataagtacatacccACTCTGCTGTTACAGCTGCTCTCTAGCAAaagttaagtacatttaaagaGCTGTAAGTATTTGAATTAAGTTTAACTTAGATGTTAGATtttgtaaatacatttaattaattaagtatatacttGGTTTAagataaattttgttttatttaccgGAAACATGACCTGACCTGACATGGCTACTCTAAGATTGTTTGCCTACAGTTTAATTTACTTAGTGTATTCATACAGAAAcgcacaatatatttttattgaataacaGATAACACGGTTGCCAATACACTTATCAAACACCTGCCATAGATTATTACTTGATAAGGGTACATACGCAAATGATAAAGTACTTTTCATTTCAAACAAAAGTTTTAAGGGCTTTGTAGCGATAGCGTTAATTCCTACTACTCGTAGGACCTATTTCCGTgcgataatatattatctgaTATATCAGCCAGGAGGAGTATGAGGAGACATGGATATGTGGAGGAATCGATAGAAGTATGTCCATGATGGCACGTGGAGGTCCATAGtatctgcctacccctctgggagacagaCGTGACcataataggtatatgtatgtatgatgtATGTAATATCTTAATTCTTATACCAGTCGGTAGGTAGATCATCATCATGCAGCAATCACCCAGTAGATTGGACAACTTAAGCCATTTTCAATGGTGGGCATGTGAAATTCGGTGGCTCTCGCTTGCCAAAATACTAAGTTTAGGAGCTCGGCTGTGCTTAACCATGACTCTATCTCTTAGCATCGAACGTACTAGTTCAACGACAGCTCTCCGGAACTTTATTATTTCGTCAAGCAAGTATGGCCCTCCTGCTCCTGTGCCTTATTAATCGTCTGCCTAATAAAACAGAGATTATGTGATAGTTAATCgctgaaaaattataatacatggcgtgacatgaccccaccacgccgccgccgcttcaTGCCGTGACCAAGAGATGCCAAGATAAGCCGCATCCATCACCTTATCACTCGCATCTCAGAGACGCCTACCAGAGTACCCAGGGGAATGTTGATTCGAAACTCAAAAACCAATTATTCAATTTATCTCAATTCAATTCGGTTTTCGATGAACTTTACTGTTGCATTTGTTTTGTGATGGGAATAAGAGATTATGATTAGTCAtcgatataattattttgcacAGCATAAGTAAGACGTGGGACGCCGTCCGGGCTGCTGGACATTAGACAAGTAGCCTGTAGTGGCAGGATGGGGAAGGCCAAGGACAGTTTTGTGGttgtgttgtggcgctccttgggagcgTCTTATAGCTTATTAGTGGACGATTGGCTaatcaacaatatttttttagtttatttcaatattttgacTGGACACACAATCAAATTATGTGAGTATAACAGTTCTATAcctattaagtatacttacattaaattatacgCATACTTAACAGGACTTTGCAAACTGCAGATTTTAATTGGATATAAAAGAAGGAATGGCAACGGTGCTCCCCAAAAATGCCATAACATTTTGGCGATTAAAATGCTCAGTAAATTTACAAGTCACAACATCCATTTGTCATACTTTCCCCGAATGGCATTTACCATCTCAACACTGTTATTTATAGGGCCAGGTGttggtgtaggtacctaccaacgTAGGTTACTAATTGAGTTTATAATGAAGGCCTTTCTGAGATAGAGCCCTTTCGTTATTCCGAATACgtgatttaatttaaagtacacaatttatattatttagtttaatacCAGTTTCAGCCCTTATGCTTTCGAAAGGGGTAGACAACTAGACAGAAGGCCATTGCTACCATTTAACGACCAATAATTTGAGAAATTTATACGTAGCTTTCAATTATAAGATTAATATGTAATTAGAAAGAGAATAATAGAGTATCCGAGCCATTCTTCCGAGTCCACCCGCAGCCGCGGTGGCCCGATTTCTCAGCGCCCGATAAAAATCAAAGCACTTAATTTCCCGTAACCTTTCCTCCGGTTACCGGATCCCCTGACATCAAAGTTGAGGCCGGCTTGCTTTATGACCCAATGGAATATTTCACCAAACTATTTATTTGGACATTTCTGGAATTCATTAAGACTGTTGATGCGAAATGTCGCTTACGATGAACCGAGTTTGGGCGCGGAATTTCATTCTTTACTAATTAAACCTTCGGAGAGCCCCGGTCCTGTATTGGAGGCATGTTTGTTGATGAGGACTTAGGGAAgtatatatttgtatattttgtgtaggtacttatagtagTATAGTATATACTTATAGAAGTCATAAGTCGGATGTGGTGAAATTAGCTGTATGAATCATTCATTATCTGACAAGACAAGTGAACACTCATAGATTGTTTAAAGAAGCAATATCCTCTGCGTAGATGACGAGTATACGACACCCTCGATTACAGTTGAACGGAAAAATGCGATAGTCCCATcccctatcatcatcatcattatctcagccatag
This is a stretch of genomic DNA from Plutella xylostella chromosome 4, ilPluXylo3.1, whole genome shotgun sequence. It encodes these proteins:
- the LOC105385561 gene encoding uncharacterized protein LOC105385561; amino-acid sequence: MASGDTTDPYMKKGRSSPPALTERRPSGGNLPAKNSTYVYVNEAYSGELSSRGDLRTIQVEQPSGVVREQYWACAKWPRAQKFLAIAVAVLFGAVIGLVVSLVLKGRPALIVDFTRKSEA